The following are encoded together in the Brassica napus cultivar Da-Ae chromosome A9, Da-Ae, whole genome shotgun sequence genome:
- the LOC125578411 gene encoding putative F-box/LRR-repeat/kelch-repeat protein At1g11620, translated as MALKLPYDLEEEILARVPWKYLATLRCVCKLWNSLILEERLNKKNLSFHMHSYSGEHRFILTDHGGPKISAVGIEEQQNNVDDPPSLIVEDFTLRKARTCSPISVYRAVHCDGLLLCVMENQLLVWNPLLKETTWIKCGSDFHQRDDAYSLGYLSHCDFRILRFRCASNSRNRPSRVEVCEVASKTWKVIDNISFDWFLSVPLSILSLRGTPYCIGLREDHTAFVQSYDFYKESFQPIDDLPFSYDELNPIALEIYKGDRLSVLEQCHKTRKICIWVKHWLMLTSWTKLLVVDIPEFPLLYPRPTLLSTNYYFDKNDKLVITYKHFGMKGLSIIRVVNDKEFQVIKANVSEIRLPFLCSYVPSLVRLPGFWKQDTSRIRWRKRRFN; from the coding sequence ATGGCACTGAAGCTACCATATGATTTGGAAGAGGAAATTCTCGCCAGAGTTCCATGGAAATATCTTGCAACGTTGAGATGTGTATGTAAGCTTTGGAATAGTCTTATTTTGGAGGAGAGACTCAACAAGAAGAACTTGTCGTTTCACATGCATAGCTATAGCGGTGAACATCGGTTTATACTCACCGACCATGGTGGTCCTAAGATCTCTGCCGTGGGCATTGAGGAGCAGCAAAACAACGTGGACGATCCTCCGTCTTTGATCGTCGAAGACTTTACCCTTAGAAAAGCTCGAACATGTAGTCCAATTAGTGTGTACAGGGCTGTTCATTGCGATGGTCTGTTGTTGTGTGTCATGGAAAACCAGCTTCTAGTTTGGAACCCCTTACTGAAGGAAACGACTTGGATCAAATGCGGTAGTGACTTTCACCAACGTGATGATGCCTACAGCCTTGGATACCTCAGCCATTGTGATTTCAGGATCTTAAGGTTTCGGTGTGCTAGTAATTCGAGAAATAGACCTTCAAGAGTCGAGGTCTGTGAAGTTGCATCCAAGACATGGAAGGTTATAGATAACATCAGTTTTGATTGGTTCCTTAGTGTGCCATTGTCGATCCTGTCTCTGAGAGGAACTCCTTATTGTATAGGTCTTCGAGAAGATCATACAGCTTTCGTACAAAGCTATGACTTTTACAAAGAGAGTTTTCAGCCCATAGATGACCTGCCATTCAGCTATGATGAGTTGAATCCTATTGCACTAGAGATTTATAAAGGAGATAGGCTTTCGGTGTTGGAGCAATGTCACAAAACAAGGAAGATATGCATATGGGTGAAGCATTGGCTCATGCTTACTTCTTGGACCAAATTATTGGTCGTGGACATACCAGAGTTTCCGCTGTTATATCCACGTCCCACCCTCCTTTCTACGAATTATTATTTCGACAAAAACGATAAACTCGTCATAACTTATAAGCACTTTGGCATGAAGGGACTGTCTATTATCAGAGTCGTCAACGACAAGGAGTTCCAAGTAATTAAAGCTAATGTATCGGAAATTCGTTTGCCTTTTTTATGCAGCTACGTTCCAAGCTTAGTTAGGCTTCCAGGGTTTTGGAAGCAAGACACCAGTCGGATTCGTTGGAGAAAACGTAGATTCAACTAG
- the LOC106415692 gene encoding BTB/POZ domain-containing protein At3g50780: MYCKDMNQRLMRQSATRVLRVLKVAELLGFGSCVQSCLDYLEAVPWVGEEEEEKVISSILRLKTEGVSVVTTPVLKRVASSSVDPPKETLSRIIELVLRSKEEKSRREMKSIVLKLLREQNGNNVAENFNETIYSSCQRCLDTVLSLFRQDESDAKQIGVEADNLTWLLDVLAERQAAKEFSVTWANQTELALLHEKLPLVSRYHISRVTSRLFVGIGRGELLPSKDTRLLLLTTWLQPLFKDYNWLQHGCRSFDGKLVEEGIGRTILTLPLEDQQRILMSWLGSFLNGGDGCPNLQRAFEVWWRRSFVRPYSDRQGSGVSQTDSTSKE, encoded by the coding sequence ATGTACTGTAAAGACATGAATCAAAGGCTTATGAGACAGAGCGCGACCAGAGTCCTCCGTGTCCTTAAGGTTGCGGAGCTTCTTGGCTTCGGTTCTTGTGTTCAGTCTTGTTTGGATTATTTAGAAGCTGTGCCTTGGGTtggtgaagaggaagaggagaaagTGATCTCGTCGATACTTAGGTTGAAGACAGAAGGTGTTAGTGTTGTGACTACTCCTGTCCTCAAAAGAGTTGCTTCCTCTTCTGTGGATCCGCCTAAAGAGACGCTCTCACGCATCATCGAGCTTGTGTTGAGAAGCAAAGAGGAGAAGAGCCGTCGCGAGATGAAGTCTATAGTCCTGAAGCTTCTCAGGGAACAGAACGGGAACAATGTAGCTGAGAATTTCAACGAGACGATCTACTCCTCTTGCCAGAGATGTTTAGACACGGTCTTGTCTCTGTTCAGACAGGACGAGAGTGATGCTAAACAGATAGGTGTGGAAGCTGATAACCTCACGTGGCTGCTTGATGTGTTAGCGGAAAGACAAGCTGCAAAGGAGTTTTCAGTCACGTGGGCTAACCAAACGGAGCTAGCTTTGTTACACGAGAAGCTTCCTTTGGTGTCTCGTTACCATATAAGCCGTGTGACGTCTCGGCTCTTCGTAGGGATAGGGAGAGGAGAACTGTTGCCTTCGAAAGACACTAGGCTTTTGCTGTTGACCACGTGGCTGCAGCCTTTGTTCAAGGACTATAACTGGCTGCAGCACGGTTGCAGATCGTTCGATGGGAAGCTTGTGGAGGAAGGGATAGGGAGGACGATACTGACGTTGCCGCTGGAAGATCAGCAGAGGATTTTGATGTCTTGGCTTGGGAGTTTCTTGAATGGTGGAGATGGTTGTCCGAATCTGCAGAGAGCTTTTGAGGTTTGGTGGAGGAGATCGTTTGTTAGACCTTACTCAGATCGTCAGGGTAGTGGGGTGTCTCAGACGGATTCTACTTCAAAAGAGTGA
- the LOC106405708 gene encoding putative F-box/LRR-repeat/kelch-repeat protein At1g11620 codes for MALKLPYDLEEEILARVPWKYFATLRCVCKLWNSLILEERLNKKNLSFHMHSYSGEHRFILKDTGPTISAVGIEEQKNVVDPPSLIVQDFTLIKARTCNPVRVYKTVHCDGLLLCVMDNQLVVRNPLLKETTWIKCGSDFHQRDDAYSLGYLSHCDYRILRFRCASNSRNRPSRVEVCEVASKTWKVIDNISFDWFLSVPLSILSLRGTPYCIGLREDHTAFVQSYDFYKERFQPIDDLPFSYDELNPIALEIYKGDRLSVLEQCHKTRKICIWVKHWLMLTSWTKLVVVDIPEFPLIYPRLALLSTNYYFDKNNRLVITCNDTDMKGLSIIRVINDKEFQVIKADEGECGFPFFMQLRSKLC; via the coding sequence ATGGCACTGAAGCTACCATATGATTTGGAAGAGGAAATTCTCGCCAGAGTTCCATGGAAATATTTTGCAACGTTGAGATGTGTATGTAAGCTTTGGAATAGTCTTATATTGGAAGAGAGACTCAACAAGAAGAACTTGTCGTTTCACATGCACAGCTATAGTGGTGAGCATCGGTTTATACTCAAAGACACTGGTCCTACGATTTCTGCCGTGGGCATTGAGGAGCAGAAAAACGTGGTCGATCCTCCGTCCTTGATCGTCCAAGACTTTACCCTTATAAAAGCTCGAACATGTAATCCTGTTAGGGTGTACAAGACTGTTCATTGCGACGGTTTGTTGTTGTGTGTCATGGACAACCAGCTTGTGGTTAGGAACCCGTTACTGAAGGAAACAACCTGGATCAAATGCGGTAGTGACTTTCACCAACGAGATGATGCTTACAGCCTTGGATACCTCAGCCACTGTGATTACAGGATCTTAAGGTTTCGTTGTGCTAGTAATTCCAGAAATAGACCTTCAAGGGTCGAGGTCTGTGAAGTTGCATCCAAGACATGGAAGGTTATAGATAACATCAGTTTTGATTGGTTCCTTAGCGTGCCGTTGTCGATCCTCTCTCTGAGAGGAACTCCTTATTGTATAGGTCTTCGAGAAGATCATACAGCTTTTGTACAAAGCTATGATTTTTACAAAGAAAGGTTTCAGCCCATAGATGACTTGCCATTCAGCTATGATGAGTTGAATCCTATTGCACTAGAGATTTATAAAGGAGATAGGCTTTCGGTGTTGGAGCAATGTCACAAAACAAGGAAGATATGCATATGGGTGAAGCATTGGCTCATGCTTACTTCTTGGACCAAATTGGTGGTCGTGGACATACCAGAGTTTCCGCTTATATATCCACGTCTTGCCCTCCTTTCTACAAATTATTATTTCGACAAAAACAATAGGCTTGTTATAACTTGTAATGATACTGACATGAAGGGTCTATCTATTATCAGAGTCATCAACGACAAGGAGTTCCAAGTAATTAAAGCAGATGAAGGGGAATgtggttttcctttttttatgcAGCTACGTTCCAAGCTTTGTTAG